Proteins found in one Alicyclobacillus cycloheptanicus genomic segment:
- the ruvC gene encoding crossover junction endodeoxyribonuclease RuvC codes for MGYGVIERAGHSLAAVAFGCIETPAHTSDATRLLQIYQELKQCIDTYQPDVMALEQLFFNRNTTTAFIVGQARGVAMLTAAQAGLLTAEYTPMQVKLAVVGYGKADKAQVQEMVKLLLGLSERPKPDDTADALAVAITHAHTAPAASLEAQASRPRSVGEARTWRVQRGVRP; via the coding sequence ATGGGATACGGGGTCATTGAACGAGCGGGTCACAGCCTTGCGGCGGTGGCCTTTGGGTGCATTGAAACCCCTGCACACACCTCCGATGCGACGCGCCTCTTGCAAATCTACCAGGAATTAAAGCAGTGCATTGATACCTACCAACCCGACGTGATGGCGCTGGAACAGTTGTTTTTCAACCGCAATACGACGACCGCGTTCATTGTAGGACAGGCCCGGGGCGTGGCCATGCTGACGGCGGCGCAGGCAGGGCTGTTGACGGCGGAATACACGCCCATGCAGGTGAAGCTTGCCGTGGTCGGCTACGGAAAAGCGGACAAGGCCCAAGTGCAGGAGATGGTCAAGCTCCTCCTCGGCCTCTCGGAACGTCCGAAGCCTGACGATACCGCGGATGCGCTGGCGGTGGCCATTACGCATGCGCACACAGCCCCGGCAGCTTCGCTGGAGGCACAGGCGTCTCGTCCCCGTTCCGTCGGTGAGGCGCGCACTTGGCGCGTACAAAGGGGGGTTCGACCGTGA
- the sigI gene encoding RNA polymerase sigma factor SigI has protein sequence MGGLPFRRKKSEETSQLYSMLALAQAGDETARNDLIESYTPFILRTASQASRRYIDRGQDDEFSIALMAMNEAIDRFDGSKKSSFLGFAETIIRRRLIDYYRSQKSQNRSVPWTEFDVSDDEDNVINYVEVKTSIDAYEMAEEQEARRSDIEAYAQALRHYGLTFSDLVELSPKHADARQSAIQVAKIVASDEAMRAYVHERKALPLKLLEDKVNVSRKTLERQRKYILAVVILLSGEFQHLQAYIS, from the coding sequence GTGGGCGGATTGCCCTTTCGCCGAAAAAAATCGGAAGAAACCAGTCAGCTCTACTCGATGCTGGCACTCGCACAAGCAGGGGATGAAACGGCGCGCAATGACTTGATCGAGAGCTACACTCCGTTTATCCTGCGCACGGCATCACAGGCGTCGAGGCGCTACATTGACCGCGGTCAGGATGACGAGTTCAGCATCGCGTTGATGGCCATGAATGAAGCCATTGACCGGTTCGACGGATCCAAGAAGTCAAGCTTTCTGGGCTTTGCGGAAACCATCATCCGCCGCCGTTTGATTGACTATTACCGCTCTCAGAAGTCGCAGAACCGAAGTGTACCATGGACAGAGTTCGATGTTTCGGATGACGAGGACAATGTCATCAACTATGTCGAAGTCAAAACGTCCATCGACGCGTATGAGATGGCGGAAGAGCAGGAAGCCCGCCGTTCCGACATCGAGGCGTACGCACAGGCGCTGCGGCACTATGGGCTGACGTTCAGCGATCTCGTTGAACTCTCGCCCAAACACGCGGATGCGCGGCAAAGCGCGATTCAAGTCGCTAAAATTGTCGCGTCCGACGAGGCCATGCGTGCGTATGTCCACGAGCGCAAGGCGCTGCCGTTAAAGCTGCTGGAGGACAAGGTGAATGTGTCCCGCAAAACACTCGAACGGCAGCGAAAATATATTTTAGCAGTCGTCATTTTGCTCAGTGGCGAGTTCCAACACTTGCAGGCTTATATCTCGTAA
- the ruvA gene encoding Holliday junction branch migration protein RuvA, translating to MISFLRGSVHQCGQGYVELDVAGVGYRVWMPERMVRELEAVPLGQNVMVYTHYHVREDAAMLFGFLTQQDRDWFELLIGVSGIGPKVALQLMSGTEADAFAEAVQADDISSLCALPGIGKKTAQRLVLELRDKLDVLSLGAAGGVKLGRTAAARSNGTGQPLGAVEKDIIEALVVLGYNEKHAGEVLASLLAENEIDSVEEGLKLALQQLAP from the coding sequence GTGATCTCATTTCTTCGGGGGTCCGTGCATCAGTGTGGACAGGGCTATGTCGAGTTGGACGTCGCGGGTGTCGGCTACCGTGTGTGGATGCCGGAGCGTATGGTGCGGGAACTGGAGGCCGTTCCGCTCGGGCAGAACGTGATGGTGTACACGCACTACCATGTACGCGAGGATGCCGCGATGCTGTTCGGGTTTTTGACGCAGCAAGACCGCGACTGGTTTGAATTGTTGATTGGCGTGTCCGGCATCGGTCCGAAGGTCGCGCTGCAGCTGATGTCCGGCACCGAGGCAGATGCCTTTGCCGAGGCGGTCCAAGCGGATGACATTTCGTCCCTGTGCGCGCTGCCCGGCATTGGCAAAAAGACTGCGCAGCGGCTGGTCTTGGAGCTGCGCGACAAGCTCGATGTGCTGAGTCTGGGTGCCGCGGGAGGGGTCAAACTCGGCAGAACCGCTGCGGCTCGCAGCAACGGGACAGGTCAGCCGCTTGGCGCGGTCGAGAAAGACATCATTGAGGCCCTCGTGGTGCTCGGCTATAATGAGAAGCATGCAGGAGAAGTTTTGGCTTCCTTGTTGGCGGAGAACGAAATCGACTCCGTCGAAGAAGGATTGAAGTTGGCCTTGCAGCAGCTGGCGCCATAG
- the ruvB gene encoding Holliday junction branch migration DNA helicase RuvB has product MSERIISAEWNAEDGTFESFRPRYLDDYIGQTAVKENLRVFIQAAKERAESLDHVLLYGPPGLGKTSLSMIIANELGVHIRVTSGPAIERPGDLAALLTNLQAGDVLFIDEIHRLSKSVEEVLYPAMEDYAIDIMIGKGPSARSVRLDLPPFTLVGATTRAGLLSAPFRDRFGVIAHLDYYTVADLTAIVLRTSSILRLPVEADAAEEIARRARGTPRVANRLLKRVRDFAQVAGASVVTKPIAEQALSRLNVDRLGLDELDYKMLDAIITKFGGGPVGLETLAATVGEESGTLEDVYEPYLLQMGLIQRTPRGRIATAGAYRHLGVQSPSTT; this is encoded by the coding sequence GTGTCCGAACGCATCATTTCTGCCGAATGGAACGCGGAAGACGGGACGTTCGAATCATTCCGCCCACGGTATTTGGATGACTACATCGGGCAAACGGCGGTCAAGGAAAATCTTCGCGTGTTTATTCAGGCGGCGAAGGAACGCGCCGAATCGCTCGATCACGTCCTGTTGTACGGACCCCCTGGGCTTGGCAAAACGTCGTTGTCGATGATCATCGCCAATGAGCTTGGCGTACATATTCGGGTGACCTCCGGTCCTGCGATTGAACGCCCCGGAGATTTGGCGGCCTTGCTCACGAATTTGCAGGCCGGCGATGTGTTATTTATTGATGAAATTCATAGACTGTCAAAGTCCGTGGAAGAAGTGCTGTACCCGGCCATGGAAGATTATGCGATTGATATTATGATTGGGAAAGGTCCCAGCGCTCGTTCCGTGCGGCTCGACCTGCCGCCGTTTACACTCGTTGGCGCCACGACGCGGGCAGGTTTGCTGTCGGCGCCGTTTCGCGACCGATTCGGCGTGATCGCCCACTTGGATTATTACACCGTCGCCGACCTGACGGCCATCGTGCTGCGGACGTCCAGTATCCTTCGTCTGCCGGTTGAGGCAGATGCGGCGGAAGAAATCGCGCGCCGCGCCCGGGGCACACCGCGTGTGGCAAACCGGCTGCTCAAGCGGGTCCGCGATTTCGCGCAAGTCGCAGGGGCCTCGGTGGTCACCAAGCCCATTGCTGAGCAGGCGCTCAGCCGATTGAACGTCGACCGGCTCGGGCTGGATGAACTGGATTACAAAATGCTGGACGCCATCATCACGAAATTCGGGGGCGGTCCGGTGGGGCTCGAGACACTGGCTGCAACAGTGGGAGAAGAGTCCGGTACGCTTGAAGATGTCTATGAACCCTATCTGTTGCAAATGGGCCTCATTCAGAGAACCCCGCGCGGACGAATTGCCACGGCCGGCGCTTACCGTCACTTGGGGGTGCAAAGTCCGTCGACAACCTGA